Part of the Candidatus Vogelbacteria bacterium genome, GACGACGCACGAAAGACAAAGCAATAAAATCAACCTTATGTTTAATACCAAACTCTAAATCTTTTCGATCTTTCTCAGTAATTGAACTTATCGACAAATAAGCTCCCGGTAAGTTTACCCCCCGACGAGCCTTCATGTCGCCACCTACTAGCACTTTACAAATAATATCATTACCCTTAATGTCTGTAATTTGTAGTTTTTTCTTACCATCATGCAGTAAAATCATCCCTCCAACTTTCACCTCTTTAGGTAAAAGTGGATAATTTACATACACCTTTTTATCATTACCAACAATCTTGTCAGTCGTTAAAGTGAAAGTTTGCCCAGGCTTTAGATTAATAGACTCGGTATCAAATTCTCCAATTCTAATCTTGGGACCACCCAAGTCTTGAAGAATCGCTACCGGCATACCCAACTTATCAGACACCTTGCGAACTATTTTAACTTTAGGCTCGTGTTCAGCAAAATCACCGTGAGAAAAGTTTAACCGAGCCACATTCAAACCAGCTTTCACCAATTCAGTCATAACCTTCTCATTAGAAGTCACCGGACCAATCGTTGCTACAATTTTAGTTTTTTTAGTAAACATAGATATATTTGAACAAAAAAATATTGCCTAAAGGCAGTTGTTAATGAAAGTGATTATACAGAATAAGCTTATAAATTACAATCTAAACAACAAAGACCGCTCTCTAGATAATTAGGAGCGGTCTTTGTTTTAAAACTTGAAGTTAAGTTTTGGAGATTTATCTGATCTGATAGCGAGCATTCACCCTAACCACTATTTCTTGAGAGCCAGCTTGGATCGATGGCGCTTGAATGTTCATCACCTTAGCCTCTGACATGGCGGAACCCATAGCATATGGATAAGGGCTATTAGTCATTTCATCAACAGACAAAAGTGAACCCAAACCAAAACCACCCGCTTCGGCTACCAACTTAGCCTGAGTTCCAGCTTCTTTAATAGCTAAACCACGAGCCTCGCTTTCTAATTTTTTAATATCATCAACAGTAAATTGCAAACCAGAAACAGAGTTAGCGCCCTGAGTTACTACTCCAGCCAAAATATCGCCCACTTTATCAAACTTCCGAACTTTGACTTCGATAGTTTGATTAATTTCATAACCAATAATCTGTGCTGGCGGACACAGCTCCCCCATTCCACAATTATAGCCTTGGTAACGAGGGTTGATGGAGTAATTAGTGGTTTTAATATCTTTTTCATCAACACCCGATTCTTTCAAAAAATCAATAGCTTTATTTACTTTAGTCGAGTTGTCAGCCTGCAATTTAGCGACATCTTTACCTCCTTGGGTAATCAAACCAAAACTAAAGTTAGCCACATCGGGCACCACCACCACCTTACCTTCACCCGTCACCCCAAAACTACGATAAGAAGTCGGACCAACAGATGACGAGTAAGCTCGAGCATAAATAAGTACCGCATAAGCCCCCACCACGAGCGCTAAAATACTGACAACTGTAAAAACTTTCTTCAACTGTTCTTGTGAGTAGACCATGTAATTAATAGTATTTATTAAGCTAATATTTGTCTATATTAGCTTAAATTGACCCTAAAGACCAGGGTGTAAGATTAGACCACAAACCACAATATAATCAAACCAACAGCAATCCGGTACCAACCAAACCAAGAAAAACTATGTCGCCCCACAAAATTAAGAAACCACTTTACTGACGCAATACTCACCACAAAGGAAGCTATAAAACCAAAAAGTAACACTTCCCACTCCCCAACCGAAAACCCCTCACCAGATTTTAGTAAGTCATAAGCTGTCGCTGACATCATGGTCGGAATAGCTAAAAGAAAAGAAAATTCCATTATTGTTTGACGAGATAAACGCAACGACATACCACTAATAATAGTCGCCCCCGATCGTGACACCCCTGGAATCATAGCTAAAGCCTGACAAGCACCCAAAATGACAGCTTGCTTAAAAGAAATATCTTCAACTTGTTTGGTATCAGTCCCTCTTTCTTCATACCAAGCTTCGAATAATAAAATTACAACACCACCAATAAAGAGCGACCAACCAACTATCAATAGTCCATCAGTTAAAAATTGTTTAAATAAAGAATAACCCAAGAAACCAATGATCGCTGTCGGAATAAAAGCGGCAATAACTTTATAAATAATAGCGGGTTGCAAAATCAGTCTGCGAGCATACAAACAGACGATCGCTAAAATAGCCCCTAGTTGAATAGTAATAACAAAACTCGATAAAAAAGCTGACCACTCTAGATTAAGAATCTTACTCGCCACCAGTAAGTGCCCAGTCGAAGACACTGGGATAAATTCAGTTAAACCTTCCACAACCGCTAAAATAAAAGCATCAACAAAAGTCATTTTTATTTTAAATCAATCCTAATAACTTGATCATCGTTAGTCTTGAAAGTGTTCTGACCGTCACGATTATTAGTCCAAGCATACAAAATATCACCCAAACTAAGCATTCCTCCCCAACGACCATAACCACTAAGAACAGTACCAAAATCAACCGGCGACGAAGTGGCGGAAAGATACCGGTTCAAGTCGAAAGCAATCAATGCTCGTCCAGCGGCCATCGACATTACCAACGAACTAGAAGCTGAGCTCGCGGAGATCACCCCTAAACCAGTTGGACCCCAAGTTTTGGTTCCACTACAAATGATTGGATCACTAAAACGACCGTCGCCCGACAAGCAACCACCAGCAACCGGCCAACCGTAATTAGACCCAGGAGTCAGCCGGTTAACCTCGTCGTTGTTATTAGTGCCAACCTCAGAAACTAAGCCAGTAACAGATTGATTTGTTTTAGTCCAAGTTATGCCGGTCGGCTGACGCAGACCAGAAGCATAAATAAAGGATCCTTTGTTTGGATTATCGGCGGGTACCTGACCTTTGTTGGTTACTCGTAAAATTTTCCCAGCTAAGGATTGATTATCTTGAGCTAAAATAGCTCTACCGACATCACCGACTAAAACCCATAAGTTATTATCTGGACCGAACGCGATCGTGCCGCCGTTATTCGTATAACCAGCTGGTATACGATCAATTACAATTTGGTCATTAACAAAAACTAATGGAGTAAAAATTTTATCTAACTTAGTAGAGGTGGCTGCACTGGAACTAGCCACCCGATCTATTTCAGACACTAAATCATAACTAACTACTTTGTTAAATAATTCACCACCTTGACTATGATAGGTATAGAAAAGATAAATTTTACGGTTAGTAACAAAATCAGGATCTAAAGCTATTCCCAACAATCCTGCCTCACCCACCGAGTCAACATCGGTTAGGGTAAAAATATCATTCACTTTATCATCCAAACCAACCAACTTAACAACTCCTCTTTTCTCAATAATAAGCAACCGCCCATCAGGTATAACAGCCACCCCTTTTGGCCCAACCAAGCCCTGAGCTTTAACTGTTAGTTGATCAATTTTCACCGAAGTAGAAGAACTAGAGATTGGTTGACTGAAGAAATCAGACTTCAAAAGACCCTCCGTCACAAGCTCACCATCTGTTGAAGTTGCCACCAATTCAATTTTACCAGTTGATGAAATACGATAATTAGTTTGAGTTTTAGAAAACCAAGTATACAACGCAAAAGAAAACCAGAGTAAACTAGCCAAAACTAGAAAAACAATAATTACAATAATCGCCTTGTTACTCATAGTTATAAGTCAATTTACAAGATAAAACTGAAAACTACAACAAAACCAAAGATTAGTAGTCCCTGCAAACTTATTCCAAAAACCGGTGAACCTTCAATCCGACGTTTAGAGTGAACAAATTTATGAAACCGTTGTAACAAGTTAATTGCCTTGTTTGGAAAATGACTATAAATAAAGTGAAAAAAATCTGGGAACACAGCCACCAATAAACCTAACCAGCCAACCCAAGACAACTCCTGTCCTAAAATCTTAAAGGCCACCAGACTCAATCCTACCCCAATAATAAAATCAATTCCCACCTTCAAACAATCACTAATAAAACTAACCCCATACGAAAACTTCCAAGTCATCGAATCATTATAATCACCACTAACAGAGTGAAGTTGATAGTCCCAATGTGGAATAGCATCTAAAACAAAATGGCTTAGAAAAGCAATTGGTATAGCCAAAAAAGGATTCCAAGCCAAGCTTTGAGCCACTAAAGAACCAACCACACCATGAGTTGCTAAAGTCATATTTTATTCTAAATTTTCTTCTATTAAATTAGTAATCTGACCATCAACCAGTTTAATAGTGAAGACCTTACCGGTATAAACCGGCTGATCAACCAATAAAGACTGCAGATCCGATACTGACTTAACTTCAGGTTGATCAATAAGGGACACCTCTGCATCAGTCGACAAATTTATTCTCTGGATTGATGAAAAATCCCTAGCTCCAGACTGATCGTCTATTGACTCATCAAGGGAAGCACTAACCTCATCAACAACTGCGTAATAAGTTAAATTTTCTCTATCAATACTTCTCAGATAAACAACCCTCTCATCTGTAAAGTCTATTTGATTACTACTTGGTATCAATAAATAAGACACAATAATTACCATCAAAAAAACAAACCCTAACAATGACCACCTGTGTCTTAATGATAAATGTTTAAGAAAATTCATATTTTATTTAGCCAAACGACCTAAAAAGACGTTAACTAAAGACAAGACCAAACTAAAGGCTAAAGCCCACCAGAAGTTGGTCACCGTAAAGCCAGGTACAATAACACCAGCAAACATGATCAGTAAGGCATTCAAAACAAAAGTAAATAAACCCAAAGTGATTAGATTAATAGGTAAAGTTAAAATTAGCAAAACCGGCCTAACAAAAACATTTATCACCCCTAACACCACCACCAAAACTAGAGCTACCCAAAAATTAGCCACAGACACTCCTTGTAAAACATAAGCTGTCACCACGATTGCCAGTGCTGATATCAACCAGTTAGTAAAAATTTTCATAGGTGACTTAAGTATAACAAATTATAAATACTAATCTAACGACTATACAAACCAATCAACACAGCATAATCGAGAACGTGACCTTCAGCAGCTTTGTTAAAATCATTAATACTCACACCTATTGGTAAATTTAAATCAGACACATCTAAAGCCAACAACTTGAAAAAATAGCGATGGGCTCCTGACTGAGGGCACGGTCCACCATAGCCAACTTTTCCAAAACTATTTTTACCCTGAACAGCTCCTTCAGGCACTTTCCCCTCCTCAATGATTTGATCAACAGGTTTAATGTTCCAAACTAACCAATGAACAAAATTTTTTGTTGGCGAATCTGGATCATCCACCACCAATGCTAAACTTCTAGTATTCGCCGGTACATTAGCTATTACTAGGGCAGGACTACTATCGGACCCGTCACAAGTATAACGTAATGGGATCAGACCGGTATGATTAAAAACGGAACTAGTTAAAGAAATCATAAGCAATAAGACTAAGAAATTAATTATTAACCATTGACTGAATTAACCTAACTATAATACAAAGCTCTGAGTAAAAGAACAATCAATCCGGTTATTTAAATTAGGAACCCACCAATTTCAGAAACCTTGCCTTTAGTATTTGATGTGATAATTTGTAATATAGAAGGGGGGCAAAACTATGAAAGAGATCAGCCTATTTGCCATTATTTTGACTGGAATCAGTATGATTCCTCCACCACCACGCGGTCTTGTTTCTGACGAAAAAAGACTGAGACCAGTTACTCCAAAGAGGATAAGGCCGGTTGTTGAAATTCTTGGAACTAACCCACCCAATGACGGCCAGTACGACCGTCTCGGGCGTCAAAAGGGTCGAACTAAGAAGGGTGACAGCCAATGACTTGTCACCAAACCCAGTACGGGTGTCGTCGCCTTAGGCGACGACACCCGTATTTTTTCCACTAATTAAATTTGCTATACTTGCCATCATGATCAATCTTGAAGGATTAAATATTCTAAGCCTCCTAGTCACCGCCTCCTTTTTATGGCGAACTCTTATTACCGTCGGCATCATCTCACTCCTAGCTCTTGTTTTTATTTGGCGCCATCGACTAAAAATTTATAACCAACAACCTATCACTCATTTAGAAATTCTATCTTTAGTCCTTCTAATTATCTTAATCTTAGCCAACACTTTGATTGTTTTTAAATATGCTCAACTTTTATAAAAAACTACCTAGTTTGGTCTATATCGAATCAGCTGTAGTCGGCTTAATAATGATTAGCCCTCTTTTCTGCTTACTTATTTTCCTTACCAAACATAACTCAATCGTCCTATCTACCAAAACCTGGCTCCTTCTTTTTTTCTTTTATCTTAACTTTTTGATTCTCTTATTACCTTTAGTTTATAGCTTAATTGCAGAAATAATTCACAACCTCAAGCAGAAAAAAATACACCCCCAGTCAGAGACCGCGAGTGTATCTTTTGAAAATCAAATTTAAAACTAACTACATTGTTCCTTCTTCGTCTGCAGACTCTTCAGCATCAGTATCAGTTTCCACTTCAACTGGATCACCGTTTTCATCCACCTCTTTTACTTCATCGATTTCGTCCATGGTTTTGATATTTTATAAGTTTAAATAATATTGGACGACCTTGGTGCCAGGAGTATATCAACCCCTTTTCAGCTAGGCAATATGCAAACTGGGCATATCTTGTGGTATAATTAACTAACCTTTATGACCCTTCAAAGAACTAGTACCCACGAACAATTAAATACCCAAAACGTCACCAACCTCCACCCTAATATTTGGGGTGATTTTACTAACCTCAAAGGCAGTGTAGCCAAAATTTACGGTGACGTCAGTCTCCACCGCATCTCAGGTGATACCAGCCGGATCAGTGGCAGTATTGCTGGTGTTTTTGGTCAGACTGACAAAATATTAGGCGACTTATCAAACATCCGTGGTGACGTAACAAATCTACAGGGTGATGTTTCCAACATATCAGGAGATGCTTCTAGCGTAATCGGTAATGTTAGCCGACTTAGAGGCGACGTCACAAACATTCGCGGCAACGTGTCTGATTTAAATGGCCAAGTGACAGATTTAATCGGCGACGTTTCCAACATTAAAGGTGAAGTAACTAATATCTCCGGCAACGTCAGTAACTTACGCGGCAATGTTAGTCGTTTAATTGGTAATGTCTCTGGTTTGATCGGTGATGTCTCTGGCCTTGAAGGTAATGCTACCGGTGTTGAAGGTGAGGCAACTGGACTGAATGGCGAAATCAATCAGATTTTAAAATAGAAAAAATCAAATCAAATTATTGACAGCTAAGTAAGTAGCGACAATCGCTGCGGTTTCCCCTCTTAGAATATTTTGACCTAGTGATTTTATTTCCCAACCAGCCTGCCTGGCTTCTATTATCTCTTCATTAGTAAAACCACCCTCCGGACCAACTAAAATAGCTATTTTTTTATTTTTATCTCCAGCTCTTATTTCTGAACTATCGCCTTGTTTATCAAATATTATCTTGTGATCAAAACTAGACACGGAAAGAACTTCAGACCAAGTGGTGATCGAGTTTAAAGTTGGGACTACCACTCGTCCAGATTGTTCAGCTGCTTCTTTAATAATTTTATTCAATCTTTCCTCATTTAAACCAAGCTTGACTGTCCTGGTGGTTAAGACCGGAATAATTTGACTAACACCTATTTCAGTCGCCTTTTGACAAACTAATTCGAAGTTTTCTTTTTTCAAGACCGCACAACACAAAAACACCTGATTGCTATCACCAGAATCAACTGTCTTCACTTCTCCAACCTCAACTAATATTTTATTACCTTGATAAGACACAATGGTTGCTTGAGCTTCTTGACCTTGTCCATCAGTCAGTAAAATTAGCGCTCCAACTTCTAGTCTTAAAACATTTTTCCATTGATTGTACAGTTCCAAATCATCCAACTTAACTTGACCAGAACTTAAACTACCAACAATAAACCGATGTAATTTCATACTGTCTAAACTACTGCCTTAGTTTTTCCAATTTTACCCAATTCGGTTTTGACTTTTTCTAACAATTCTTCATGCACCCGCAAGGCCTGAGAAGCTAGATCACGGATCACTTCGTCTGTCTTACCCTCACCAACCCCTAACACCAAACCCCAATGAACGATCGCCGCTCCTTGAAAAAAACCAAACCATTCCAGTAGTTCTGATTGATTGTCCCACTGTTCAGCTACATATAGATCTCTCATCGCCCTTAGTTTTTGACCAGTACTTTCAGCTTTAGTGGTCACAATTTCCGTCACAGCGTAAGCATCCGCCAGAGCTAAAACTTTCTTTTCATCTTCTTCCAAAGTAGTAATCGTCTTTCCTACTTCTAAGATCGGACTCAAGGCATTACGGCCTTTAACTAAGGTTTCTATCCCTACCCTTGAAAAAGCGAGGACCTCACCTAGTTTTTTGGCTGAAAATTCGTTTAACATCATAATCTTACAAAGGTGGTTAATATTCTAATAACTCCATTATATCATAACGACTTTTTAAGATAACTATCACTACTAAAACCGTAAAAGCAGTCACAATAAATTATTCCTTTATAAATTTTTTACTTTTTAAAAAAATTTGTGTATAACTTTGCAGACTTTTACCTCAAACAAGAATATAATAATGAGTAATAAAAAGTTTTAGAACTTTGCTTAAATAAATTTTATTAATTAAAAAAATATTACTATGTCTCGCCCAAAAAAAGTTTCTCCAGTTAAATTACCTCTCAAAAAAATAGCTCCTATTATTTTACTGATAGTTATTTTTTTAGTTTTATTGATCAGCGTCAAAGCTCTTAGCACTCTCTCTGGTGGTTCTATGATCAGCACCCCCGGCTTTAGAGGTGAATCAACTGTCTCTTCCAAAGGAATCATGATGGACTTATCTTCATCCCCTAGCATGGCAGCTGATTCAGTGATAACCAGTCCAGAGATGGGCTCTACTCTCCCTCGACAAAAAATTATTAACGGTTCACTATCACTCTTTGTCGACAACGTTGAATCAACTATCGACAACATTAAAACTATCGCCGACACTTCTAACGGTTTTACCAGTCAGTCTAGTATTTATGAATCTGACAATCACACGATTGTTGGCTCTATTACAGTTAGAATTCCAGTTGATCAGTTTGACGTCACTGTAATGGAGATCAAAGAGTTGGCAGTAAAAATCGAGCGTGAATCAACTGGCAGTGATGATGTGACTGATCAAGTTTTTGATACTGACACCCGTATTAAAAATTTAGAAGCTTTGGAAACCCAGTACCGCGACATTCTCAAGAAAGCCACCAAGATTGAAGATATCCTTCAGGTTACCAATCAACTAAACATTGTTCGCCAACAAATCGAAAGCCTGGAGACTCAACTTAAATATTTGAGCCAGTCCACTGATATGGCTACTATTTCTGTCGATCTTAAAGCAGTTGCCGACGTTCAAGTTTTTGGTCTAACTTGGAAACCTCTTATCATTGTCAAACAGGCTTTACGCGATATGGTGGCAGGGATTATTAACTACCTAGAAACCATTATTCGGGTGATTCTTTACTTACCAGTCCTTATTATTTGGTTAACCACTTTCGGCCTTATCATTCTAGGTCTATACAAAGCCAGCCTGCTAATTTATAAAAAGATAAGGAAATAATAACGGTTAACAACCCTTATAAAAATACCCCTGATTGAATCAGGGGTATTTTTATTTTAGATTATTTTATTGACGTCAGTATCTACTATAACTCCATCCGATAACGTAATAGTTCGGTGACCAATCTCCGCATATTCTGGTTCGTGGGTCACCATCACAATAGTCTGACCAGCTTTGTTTAAATCTATGAAAGTTTGCATGATCACTTCCGACGTTTCCGAGTCTAGGTTGGCGGTCGGCTCATCAGCAAACATGATCTTAGGAGCATGAGCTAAGGCTCGAGCAATTGATACTCTTTGTTGCTCACCACCAGACATTTGGCTAGGCAAATTATCCAACCGATGGCCCATTTGGACTCGCTCAAGAGCCACCGCCGCTTTAGCATGAGCTTGAAATTGGTCGAGGCCTTGCATAAGCAAAGGCAACATGACATTTTCTACCGCTGACAAGTCAGGTAAAATAGCATAGTCTTGAAAAATATAACCCAACTTATTCAATCTAAATTGAATCCTCTCTACTCGATCAAGTTCGGCAGTGTTTATTCCATCCAAGAAAACCGCCCCAGAAGTAGGATGATCCAACAATCCCAACTGATACAGTAAAGTACTCTTACCAGAACCAGATCGGCCGGTAATAGTCACAAACTCACCCTCACTAACTTCAAAATCTAATCCTTTGAGCACTTTGAAATCAGCTTCACCGTTGTGATAACTTTTTACTAATTTTTCTGCTTTAATCATAGACATATTATTTTATCTACCTAAAATCGCATCAAGGGTATTGCGTCTAATAATCATCCGCGCTGGAATAAAACCGGCAATGACTGTCGTCACTAACAACAACAACACTCTAATCGAGGTACCACCTAGTGGGGCAACTAAAATTCCATCAGAAAATGGGAAGTTAATCGGATGAGCTGCTACAAATGGTTGTAATAAACCATACAAAATAACTAAGCCAACAGCTGACCCAACCACAGCATAGAAAATTGATTGCAAAATATAAGAGATCTCAATTGCCTGACTAGAAATCCCAATCCCCTTCATAATCCCAATATATTTTCGCCGGGTAATCGCGTTAACAAAAATAACAATAAAAATAGTAATTGAAGCCACCACCAAGCTAATTGAACCGAGGAAATTGCCTAATAACTGAAAAGTACTGGATATCTGACGGAAAAATTCACCTTGGGATTCTTGCCAAGTTTGAACTCTAGCAAATTCTCCCAAACCACCTTGTTGTAAAATAACTTTTACTTCCAGAGGGTCGACATTGGGTTTCAATTTGATCGCGATCTCTCCCACATTGTAATCAGTCCGCCCAAGCATCCCCCGCAATTGACTATCAACAAAATAAACTCGGCCACCCACATCATCAATCTTGCTTTTGACCACTCCTTTAATCGTCACTTCTCTAGTCTGACCATTAACCTTAATTCTAATCTTATCACCAAGACCAACATTAGATAGACTCAAAAATTCAGGCCCCGTAAAATACTTGGCTAATAACCGCGAACCAACCAACACCTGATCGAAATCTTGATCAGTTAAATACTCTCCTTCCACCAACAACGATTTTAAGTTCGTAGTCTCATCTTCCATTGTTGGGTTGATACCCGTGATATTAGAACCAGTATTATCCACCGCATCTATCTCGCGACTCTTAGTCTGATAGTTGGCTTCAACCGTCCCACCCTTCAAATAACGAGCTGTCAGAGATTCAACTTGAGGTAAACTCTTCGCTCGATTGATAAAGTCTGTACTACGCTCAATATAGTCCTTGTCTTCGTTACTAATAATTAAAATATCACCTGAGTATTGAGCTCGAAAAGCCCGACTAGAACCTTCTATCAAACCAACCAAAATACCAGTCACTACTACCAAATTAAGAAAAGTCAGCGTCATCACAAACGTAATCAACACTGTCGTCCACTTACTGGAACGCTTAAGCTGTCGTATAGCTAAAAACCAACCAACTCGGACTGATATAAAAAAATGATTGAAGCGTTGAAGCATTAATCAGATTGTATCAGAAATGCTTATTTTGAGCCATTTCAATACACTTGACTTAAATAGACAAATATGTTATTATTAGAGGTAGAAAGGAACCCAATAACTATGAGCGACAAATATTCCCGGTCGGGTGGAAAATACACCGGCAACCACACGACCTTAAGCCCTCTTGCCGCCACGGTTTGTGATATCGCCAACAAGTGTGATGTCGTAACCAAAATATCCCCCGGTTTTCTGAAGGCTGGCCTACGTTCAGTCAACGGCCAAAGGCGGGTCAAGATCACCGACAAAAATGGGGGGGGTGTTATTGTCTATCAGGGACAATACCTCTCACCAAGAAGTCATTATCTACTCGAGCGATTTACAGTTAGCCAAACTGCACATTGC contains:
- a CDS encoding SIMPL domain-containing protein (The SIMPL domain is named for its presence in mouse protein SIMPL (signalling molecule that associates with mouse pelle-like kinase). Bacterial member BP26, from Brucella, was shown to assemble into a channel-like structure, while YggE from E. coli has been associated with resistance to oxidative stress.), with translation MVYSQEQLKKVFTVVSILALVVGAYAVLIYARAYSSSVGPTSYRSFGVTGEGKVVVVPDVANFSFGLITQGGKDVAKLQADNSTKVNKAIDFLKESGVDEKDIKTTNYSINPRYQGYNCGMGELCPPAQIIGYEINQTIEVKVRKFDKVGDILAGVVTQGANSVSGLQFTVDDIKKLESEARGLAIKEAGTQAKLVAEAGGFGLGSLLSVDEMTNSPYPYAMGSAMSEAKVMNIQAPSIQAGSQEIVVRVNARYQIR
- the uppP gene encoding undecaprenyl-diphosphatase UppP, which encodes MTFVDAFILAVVEGLTEFIPVSSTGHLLVASKILNLEWSAFLSSFVITIQLGAILAIVCLYARRLILQPAIIYKVIAAFIPTAIIGFLGYSLFKQFLTDGLLIVGWSLFIGGVVILLFEAWYEERGTDTKQVEDISFKQAVILGACQALAMIPGVSRSGATIISGMSLRLSRQTIMEFSFLLAIPTMMSATAYDLLKSGEGFSVGEWEVLLFGFIASFVVSIASVKWFLNFVGRHSFSWFGWYRIAVGLIILWFVV
- a CDS encoding PQQ-dependent sugar dehydrogenase, giving the protein MSNKAIIVIIVFLVLASLLWFSFALYTWFSKTQTNYRISSTGKIELVATSTDGELVTEGLLKSDFFSQPISSSSTSVKIDQLTVKAQGLVGPKGVAVIPDGRLLIIEKRGVVKLVGLDDKVNDIFTLTDVDSVGEAGLLGIALDPDFVTNRKIYLFYTYHSQGGELFNKVVSYDLVSEIDRVASSSAATSTKLDKIFTPLVFVNDQIVIDRIPAGYTNNGGTIAFGPDNNLWVLVGDVGRAILAQDNQSLAGKILRVTNKGQVPADNPNKGSFIYASGLRQPTGITWTKTNQSVTGLVSEVGTNNNDEVNRLTPGSNYGWPVAGGCLSGDGRFSDPIICSGTKTWGPTGLGVISASSASSSLVMSMAAGRALIAFDLNRYLSATSSPVDFGTVLSGYGRWGGMLSLGDILYAWTNNRDGQNTFKTNDDQVIRIDLK
- a CDS encoding phage holin family protein yields the protein MKIFTNWLISALAIVVTAYVLQGVSVANFWVALVLVVVLGVINVFVRPVLLILTLPINLITLGLFTFVLNALLIMFAGVIVPGFTVTNFWWALAFSLVLSLVNVFLGRLAK
- a CDS encoding YbhB/YbcL family Raf kinase inhibitor-like protein, with translation MISLTSSVFNHTGLIPLRYTCDGSDSSPALVIANVPANTRSLALVVDDPDSPTKNFVHWLVWNIKPVDQIIEEGKVPEGAVQGKNSFGKVGYGGPCPQSGAHRYFFKLLALDVSDLNLPIGVSINDFNKAAEGHVLDYAVLIGLYSR
- a CDS encoding 16S rRNA (uracil(1498)-N(3))-methyltransferase, with the protein product MKLHRFIVGSLSSGQVKLDDLELYNQWKNVLRLEVGALILLTDGQGQEAQATIVSYQGNKILVEVGEVKTVDSGDSNQVFLCCAVLKKENFELVCQKATEIGVSQIIPVLTTRTVKLGLNEERLNKIIKEAAEQSGRVVVPTLNSITTWSEVLSVSSFDHKIIFDKQGDSSEIRAGDKNKKIAILVGPEGGFTNEEIIEARQAGWEIKSLGQNILRGETAAIVATYLAVNNLI
- a CDS encoding DUF4349 domain-containing protein, whose translation is MSRPKKVSPVKLPLKKIAPIILLIVIFLVLLISVKALSTLSGGSMISTPGFRGESTVSSKGIMMDLSSSPSMAADSVITSPEMGSTLPRQKIINGSLSLFVDNVESTIDNIKTIADTSNGFTSQSSIYESDNHTIVGSITVRIPVDQFDVTVMEIKELAVKIERESTGSDDVTDQVFDTDTRIKNLEALETQYRDILKKATKIEDILQVTNQLNIVRQQIESLETQLKYLSQSTDMATISVDLKAVADVQVFGLTWKPLIIVKQALRDMVAGIINYLETIIRVILYLPVLIIWLTTFGLIILGLYKASLLIYKKIRK
- a CDS encoding ABC transporter ATP-binding protein, whose protein sequence is MIKAEKLVKSYHNGEADFKVLKGLDFEVSEGEFVTITGRSGSGKSTLLYQLGLLDHPTSGAVFLDGINTAELDRVERIQFRLNKLGYIFQDYAILPDLSAVENVMLPLLMQGLDQFQAHAKAAVALERVQMGHRLDNLPSQMSGGEQQRVSIARALAHAPKIMFADEPTANLDSETSEVIMQTFIDLNKAGQTIVMVTHEPEYAEIGHRTITLSDGVIVDTDVNKII
- a CDS encoding FtsX-like permease family protein, with the protein product MLQRFNHFFISVRVGWFLAIRQLKRSSKWTTVLITFVMTLTFLNLVVVTGILVGLIEGSSRAFRAQYSGDILIISNEDKDYIERSTDFINRAKSLPQVESLTARYLKGGTVEANYQTKSREIDAVDNTGSNITGINPTMEDETTNLKSLLVEGEYLTDQDFDQVLVGSRLLAKYFTGPEFLSLSNVGLGDKIRIKVNGQTREVTIKGVVKSKIDDVGGRVYFVDSQLRGMLGRTDYNVGEIAIKLKPNVDPLEVKVILQQGGLGEFARVQTWQESQGEFFRQISSTFQLLGNFLGSISLVVASITIFIVIFVNAITRRKYIGIMKGIGISSQAIEISYILQSIFYAVVGSAVGLVILYGLLQPFVAAHPINFPFSDGILVAPLGGTSIRVLLLLVTTVIAGFIPARMIIRRNTLDAILGR